cctatacacttgtaaaatttatgaaattttaacaatgatattcggcgcaaccctaatactatcgaataagccgaatctagacttatgaattgaaacctttattcggcgcaaaactaatacaacaatACAAGCCGagcctaagcacatgcaaaaattctgaaattcaaacaacaattattcggcacaaaactaatactaccatacaagccgatcctatgcacatgcaaaatttctaaaattcacaaaacatattcggcacaaaactaacaccatcgaataagccgatcctaaatataagtctatgtgtcactaagttcggctcaaaacggatttcagatatacgccgagccgttcatatgcactttcagggttcagtttcaagaacagctcggcgcacatctaagatttgttttgcgccgatccataccctgtaaccgccgcagaaacatgattttgacgaattaaatcaatcaaaccaatcaaaaacatcaaatacgagatgggtttgtagaactaaccttcttattctcatttctggagttggttcttcttcaatctcttcttccggttgattttgtggttgattttgagtttcttcttcactctctaaatcttcttgttcttcaatgggttgttcaatcgctcgattagaacgagatactgtCTTACGAcgaaccattatatagatgagtttaatcgtcgactaaattttcacgaatcgacgattaaatttcggcgatgatacgatgaaaaaaaaaaggagaaggtgggttcggctgtggaggatgaggaggaagaagaaggggttgaaactgattttaggtttatgattatagatttttgtattaaggttagagatagattagtaatttataggatttaagggcatataggtaattaaaccacccataggataccccttataaagacacccaagttaggactagtcctttgtatgccttgaaagtttttggtatgtcCAATATCATGGTTCTCCCGAATTACATATTTTTGAGTTCATAAATAGTAATGGGCAGCACATATGATGGCTACTGCAAGGGTCATATGGGCACGAATTTATCGACCACGCACAAACCCTAGAAATCGGTTTCAACACGCACAAATTTGCCCCTTGACAACTTCAATTTCATCAACACCGATCACACTTAACTCAGGAGCTACACTCTCTTCCAGCTCCCCCACTTCACTTTTCACTACACTTTCAATGGCGTCTAACGGTGGCGGAGGAGGCGATGATGGTAATAAGGTTTTCAAAATTTCTTCATCAAGTAGTTTCAAAATTCAAAGAGGTGATATCACGAAGTGGTCTATCAATGGTACTTCTGATGCAATTGTGAGtttttccacttcttaaatttctctctttttagtttagtttaatttgaTTTCGTTGGGGGTATCACAAAGTGGTCTATCAATTTAATTTGATTTCGTTAGGTTAATTGCCTGTGTAATTTCTAGGGTTTGGTTACAAAATTGCTAATTTCATGGGTTTATATCTAGTGGGTTTAGTtgcctggtggtggtggtggtggtggtggtcggaacTGTAAACCCCACTCTAGAGGTGGTGTAGGGGGTTGGATTGGTGACCAGAAATGTAACCCTCATTAATTGTGAAGGTGGTGGTCAGAATTGTAGACCTCATTCTGGAGGTGGTGGGATTTGTGATCTGATATGTAAGCTTCAttgtagaggtggtggtggtggctaaAAAGTGCTTCCAATGTAGAGGATTTTAACTaattggtggaggtggtggtcagATTAGTATAATTTGTTCTGCAATTTCTGTGACATTTTATATTGAATAGATTGATTGGCTTTCATTGTCCATGTGGAGTTGTCCTGTGATGATTAATTTAAGACCCTCTTCTTCTGACAGGTAAATGCAGCTAACGAAAGGATGCTTGGAGGTGGGGGTGTTGATGGAGGTAAAACACGCACTTAACCCATAACAACAACCTTTTAGTTTCTATGTAGTTTGTGTTTATGGGGCACGAATTGGAATTGGTACTTATTAATTGGCTAGATTATCTCATACTGGTTGGAATTTTTTTGGTTAGCAATTCATAGAGCTGCAGGACCCGAACTACGAGCAGCATGTTATACCATTGCAGAGGTTCGTCCTGGAATTCGCTGCCCAAAAGGAGAAGCCAGAATTACTCCGTAGGTGTACCTAACATAAGATCTGCTTTGAACCTTTAAACATGCACTCAAGGTTATGTCAATTCGCGTGGGCTAAAAAGTTTATAACATCTGTTCAGAGCTTTTAAGTTGCCCGTTTCCCATGTGATTCACACTGTTGGTCCCATTTATGATATTGACAATCACCCAGAAGTTACTTTAAGAAATGCCTACAGGTATGTCTATATTGATCCTGGAAAATCGAACACATATAAATATTCAATGTTTACTTCTGTTgtgctttgtttatttttctgTAATTGTGGCTGTAGTTTCTAATGGGAAATCGTAACTCAATTTGTTGCAGAAACTGCATAAAGCTTGCAAAGGAGAGCAACATAGATTATATTGCATTTCCTGCCATATCTTGTGGTGTCTATGGGTAAGAGGTTCGCATGAGCACTTAGtgttgtgttgctgatatatataaCCCGTTTAATAGGCAGTGGTGTTTTTGACAGTTGATAGCAATGTTTGTGATCTACATTTGAAATCTCTTTTGGTGATTCTAGTGAGTGTGAGCAAAATCAATAGGATGTTTGTGAATCTTAAGGATAAAATATTTGAATTTTGGCTGCCCTTTCTCCTTTAAGGTCAGCCAAATGATATGTTATCATTAACATAATGGCGGAACATTTTCTAGAGTTGAAATTCTTAGGAAGGTACAGTttttgagagctactgttttgaGAACTAAAAGTTCTTGTGGTGGAACTGCTTTTGAGTACTAACACTGTTAAGTTTAATGGAAAATTATTATCGACAATTACAAATGCCTGGTTACTCCAACTAATTGACTCAGTCACCTTACTTGAACTGTTGAACATGATCTGTTATATAGGCTCGTAGCTATGTGTCCTTCAGTTTCCAAGTTTTAGTTGCGAGGAGATAGCAGTTCAACAAATCTGATCATTTTTGATCTCCTTTTAATGTTTTATGCATTTTCTTCTAATAAAGTGTCATTCTCTATTTAGTTATCCATATGAAGAAGCTGCTACAATTGCAATATCCACTGTAATTGAATCAGATGGCGACTTCAAAGAGGTAATTTTTGTTGTTGGTGTTTGTTCTGCGCATTAAAGTTCTCTAATCATATGTAATCTGATTTTTCTGTTCGAGATTGACTTCCCTTATGTGACATGCTCAATGGATTGTGGTAAAATCATAATTGGAGAGAAGTTGGCTTTTATCATAGTTTAGGGCATTGCAGCTTGCTGTTGCAATCTGAAAAGTATACTAAAAACATCACAGGATATGCAATTGCATCTTGGAAGAGCATATTTCCTCTCGATTTTTGGTCGGGAAGCATCTAGTTTAACAAGTTCAATCCCTCTCTTCTTGAACTGCACATGTTACTGATCAAACTCTTTCTGTTTGATTGAAGGTGCATTTTGTTCTATTTGAAGATGACGTTTATGATGCTTGGTTGGAGAAGGCAAATGTATTGCTTTAGTTGCTGCCCACACCCAACAGTTTATTAAGGTAGATAGATTTGTAGGAGTAATGTTATGCAATGTGCGTTTAACCTTTGTATGGCATGCAATTGGTTGATTAAGGTAGACAGAGTTGTAGGAGTAATGTTATGCAACATGCGGTTAACCTTTGTATGGCATGAAATTAGTCGACTTTAACTAGTACAAATTTTCAATCTCCGTTTCTTTCATATATAAAAATTGGACCGGTTCCCATCCTTGGTTGCTTGCCTGAGGTTGGCACCAAAGCCTACATGTTACTCAGTAATCTATAGTAAAGCTGAAATCCCAGTTCCTGCTTTAGCAGTCTCAAAATTGCAGATTGAAGACTGCAGAGTTCACGGTGGATATCGAGTTCGAGTTCACGGTGGATATCCGTTGTTGTTGGTTCTTTGCCTTCACCACTGAAGCAAGTTCAACCCAACCGCACTAATTGTGTTGTTTGTGGTGGTGACTCTTCAGAAAATTTTGAAgtaggaaaaagaaaaacaaattttaaaTTAAGAAATGAATAATTGTACTAATTCTGAATTAATCTCCtgcagattcaacataatgacaTCCCTGCCTTATTAGACTCACAGATTAAGGAGAAAACAGAAACTTCTTGTGTGGAGTGCACGTCCTATAACAATAATCGGTGAAATGGGTGTCCAATAAATCAAACACTAGCTTTTGGTGTGTATTAGCAGTGTTATGTACCATTTTATATATGTAACGGAACTGATTGAGAAATTCTGATCATGATCCAACATAGGATTCGATATTCAAATAAAATAACACAAATCCTGTCAAAATCGCGTCACTGAGTACAATTTAAAACTAAGAACAAGGAATATACGAATTTTACCTTGATTTTCTGGAAAACTTAGCTAACCTAGGATAATATCAAACTGTCATGTCAAGTGTCAACCCTCTCCTTCAATCTATTTTACAAATGCTATGCACGTCTAAAGTTTGCACGCTTCCTATAAATTCCCCCTTGAGAACTTCAACGATCACATAGTTTTGCACATAACTCAGCTAAACTCTCCAGCACCACTTCTTCTGTCTTCACTATACTTACAATGGCATCTAAGGGTGGACGCGATGATGGTATTAAGGTTTTCAAAATTTCTTCAACAAGTAGTCTGAAAATACAAAGAGGTGATATCACAATGTGGTCTGTTAATGGTACTTCGGATGCCATTGTGAGTAAAAATTCCGTCTTACATTGTTCTGTCGGGACTATTCTATGATGATTATTCGATGACCGTTTTCCTCTGACAGGTAAATACAGCTAATGAAAAGATGCTTGGAGGTGGGGGTCTTGATGGAGGTAAACTTTAAACCTATGACATGATTTTAGTTTCTTAATTTGGTTGATTCCTACGAGTTAGCTAGACGGTCTCATacttgttggaaatgtttttgGCTAGTGATACATGGAGCTGCAGGACCTGAACTACGAGAAGCTTGTTATACTGTTCCAGAGGTTAGTCTTGGAATTCGCTGCCCAAAAGGAGAAGCTAGAATTACTCCGTAGGTGTACCTAACATTAGATGCGATTATTTGAACCTTCAATCACGAACTTATGATTATGGAAAACCtgtgttggttatttagtttataACATTTATGCAGAGCATTTCAGTTGCCCGTTTCGCATGTTATTCACACTGTTGGTCCTTTTTATGATAATGAAAATCACCCAGTAGTTGCTCTAAGAAATGCATACAGGTATGTCTATCTTGATTCCAGAAAACTGAGCAGATGGATAATCAATGTTTACTTTTGTTGCGCGCTGGTTGGTTTCTCTGTAATCATCGTGCAGTTTCTAATGGCATTTTTTAACTCAATTTGCTGCAGAAACTGCATCAAGCTTGCAAAAGAGAGCAGCATAGATTATATTGCTTTTCCTGCCATATCTTGTGGTACTTACCGGTAAGTTTCACATGAGCACTTACATGTTGTTTTGCTGATATTATTTATAGCCCGTTCAATATGCAGTGGTGCATTTAAGGGTTGAATAGTTGATACCGATGTTTATGATT
This genomic stretch from Papaver somniferum cultivar HN1 chromosome 5, ASM357369v1, whole genome shotgun sequence harbors:
- the LOC113283708 gene encoding uncharacterized protein LOC113283708, whose product is MMATARVIWARIYRPRTNPRNRFQHAQICPLTTSISSTPITLNSGATLSSSSPTSLFTTLSMASNGGGGGDDGNKVFKISSSSSFKIQRGDITKWSINGTSDAIVNAANERMLGGGGVDGAIHRAAGPELRAACYTIAEVRPGIRCPKGEARITPAFKLPVSHVIHTVGPIYDIDNHPEVTLRNAYRNCIKLAKESNIDYIAFPAISCGVYGYPYEEAATIAISTVIESDGDFKEVHFVLFEDDVYDAWLEKANVLL
- the LOC113283709 gene encoding uncharacterized protein LOC113283709 is translated as MASKGGRDDGIKVFKISSTSSLKIQRGDITMWSVNGTSDAIVNTANEKMLGGGGLDGVIHGAAGPELREACYTVPEVSLGIRCPKGEARITPAFQLPVSHVIHTVGPFYDNENHPVVALRNAYRNCIKLAKESSIDYIAFPAISCGTYRYPLEEAATIAISTVMESDGDFKEVHFVLLEDDVFNAWLEKANGLL